In the Aythya fuligula isolate bAytFul2 unplaced genomic scaffold, bAytFul2.pri scaffold_72_arrow_ctg1, whole genome shotgun sequence genome, one interval contains:
- the LOC116501714 gene encoding olfactory receptor 14A16-like, with amino-acid sequence MSNSSFPTEFLLLPFADTRKLQLLHFGLFLGIYLAALLGNGLILTAVACDHHLHTPMYFFLLNLALLDLGSISTTVPKAVANSLWDTRTISYSGCVAQVFFLFFLLGAEYSLLTVMAYDRYVAICKPLHYGTFMSSRACMKTAAAAWGGGFFYSVLHTANTFSIPLCQGNALDQFFCEVPQILRLSCSDAYLRELWVIAVSLCLALGCFVLIVLSYVQIFRAVLRMPSEQGQHKAFSTCLPHLAVVSLFISTGTVAYLRPHSISSSSLDQVVAVLYSVVPPTLNPFIYSMRNQELKDSLKKLILLAVLQQD; translated from the coding sequence atgtccaacagcagcttccccactgagttcctcctcctgccattcgCAGACACACgcaagctgcagctcctgcactttgggctcttcctgggcatctacctggctgccctcctgggcaacggcctcatcctcacagccgtagcctgcgaccaccacctccacacccccatgtacttcttcctcctcaacctcgccctcctcgacctgggATCCATCTCCACCACTGTTCCAAAAGCCGTGGCCAATTCCCTGTGGGACACCAGGACCATCTCCTATTCAGGATGCGTTGCCCaagtcttttttctcttcttcttgcTTGGAGCAGAATATTCCCTTCTCACCgtcatggcctatgaccgctacgttgccatctgcaagcccctgcactacgggaccTTTATGAGCAGTAGAGCTTgtatgaaaacagcagcagctgcctggggtgGAGGTTTTTTCTATTCTGTGCTGCACACGGCCAATACATTTTCCATACCactctgccaaggcaatgccctggaccagttcttctgtgaagtcCCCCAGATCCTCAGGCTCTCTTGCTCGGATGCCTACCTCAGGGAACTTTGGGTCATTGCAGTTAGTCTTTGTTTAGCTTTGGGGTGTTTTGTTCTCATTGTGCTGTCCTATGTGCAaatcttcagggctgtgctgaggatgccctctgagcagggccagcacaaagccttttccacgtgcctccctcacctggctgtggtcTCCCTGTTCATCAGCACTGGCACAGTTGCCTACCTGAGACCCCACTCCATCTCCTCCTCATCCCTGGATCAGGTGGTGGCAGTCCTGTACTCGGTGGTGCCTCCAACGCTGAATCCcttcatctacagcatgaggaaccaggagctgaaggaTTCCCTGAAAAAACTGATTCTGTTGGCGGTACTTCAGCAGGACTAA